A single Opisthocomus hoazin isolate bOpiHoa1 chromosome 1, bOpiHoa1.hap1, whole genome shotgun sequence DNA region contains:
- the VAMP1 gene encoding LOW QUALITY PROTEIN: vesicle-associated membrane protein 1 (The sequence of the model RefSeq protein was modified relative to this genomic sequence to represent the inferred CDS: deleted 2 bases in 1 codon) — protein sequence MSDAAQQPAPGAPEGGAPGGGPPGPPPNLSSNRRLQQTQAQVEEVVDIMRVNVDKVLERDQKLSELDDRADALQAGASQFESSAAKLKRKYWWKNCKMMIMMGVICAIVVVVIVNPRWSLLEVNLQHGMLWLCKPALCSPSKITRAVNCLNVLSNLGLNKLPSSSVSAVF from the exons AT GTCTGACGCAGCTCAGCAACCCGCTCCCGGGGCCCCCGAAGGGGGAGCTCCTGGTGGGGgcccccccgggccgccccctAACCTGAGCAGTAACCGTCGGCTGCAGCAGACGCAGGCCCAGGTGGAGGAG GTTGTTGACATAATGCGTGTAAATGTAGACAAGGTGCTGGAACGAGACCAGAAACTGTCAGAGCTAGACGACCGAGCAGATGCACTCCAGGCCGGTGCCTCACAATTTGAAAGTAGTGCGGCAAAACTCAAAAGGAAGTACTGGTGGAAGAATTGCAAG ATGATGATCATGATGGGAGTGATTTGTGCCATTGTGGTGGTGGTGATTGTAA ATCCAAGGTGGTCTCTGCTGGAAGTAAACTTGCAGCATGGAATGCTGTGGCTT TGTAAGCCAGCTCTTTGTTCTCCTTCAAAAATAACAAGAGCTGTGAATTGCTTGAATGTGTTGTCAAACCTGGGGTTAAACAAGTTGCCCTCTTCATCAGTTTCTGCAGTCTTCTGA
- the SCNN1A gene encoding epithelial sodium channel subunit alpha has product MPEGEKTGQCKQEEERRQKEEEREGLIEFYSSYQELFQFFCSNTTIHGAIRLVCSKKNKMKTAFWSVLFFLTFGLMYWQFGILYREYFSYPVSLNLNLNSDRLTFPAVTLCTLNPYRYSAIRKKLDELDQITHQTLLDLYDYNMSLARSDWSTLSTRKRSSRSLLHHVQRHPLRRQKRDNLVNLPENSPSVDKNDWKIGFVLCSENNDDCFHQAYSSGVDAVREWYSFHYINILAQVPDAKALDESDFENFIYACRFNEATCDKANYTHFHHPFYGNCYTFNDNSSSLWTSSLPGINNGLSLVVRTEQNDFIPLLSTVTGARVMVHDQNEPAFMDDGGFNVRPGIETSISMRKEMTERLGGSYSDCTEDGSDVPVQNLYSSRYTEQVCIRSCFQLNMVERCGCAYYFYPLPTGAEYCDYTKHVAWGYCYYKLLAEFKADELRCFHKCRKPCKMTEYQLSAGYSRWPSAVSEDWVFYMLSQQNKYNITSKRNGVAKVNIFFEEWNYKTSGESPAFTVVTLLSQLGNQWSLWFGSSVLSVMELAELVLDFIAITFILALRWFRSRQQLSPPGPPPNSHDNTAFQDEAAGLSAPHRFTVEAVVTTLPSYNSLEPRGLSRDGEVGHE; this is encoded by the exons ATGCCAGAAGGGGAGAAAACGGGGCAATGTAAGCAAGAAGAGGAGCGGCGGCAGAAAGAAGAGGAGCGGGAGGGTCTCATCGAGTTCTACAGTTCCTACCAGGAGCTCTTCCAGTTCTTCTGCAGCAACACGACCATCCACGGGGCCATCCGCCTGGTGTGCTCCAAAAAGAACAAGATGAAGACAGCCTTCTGGTCCGTGCTCTTCTTCCTCACCTTCGGCTTGATGTACTGGCAGTTCGGGATCCTCTACAGGGAGTATTTCAGCTACCCTGTCAGCCTCAACCTCAACCTCAACTCGGACAGGCTGACCTTCCCAGCCGTGACGCTGTGCACCCTCAATCCCTACAG ATACAGCGCCATCCGGAAGAAGTTGGATGAGCTGGACCAAATCACCCATCAGACACTGCTAGACCTTTATGACTACAACATGTCTCTGGCACGAAGCGACTGGTCCACGCTGTCCACGCGAAAGCGTAGCTCAAGGAGCCTGCTCCATCATGTCCAGCGCCATCCGCTGCGAAGGCAGAAGCGGGATAATTTAGTCAACTTGCCAGAAAACAGTCCCTCAGTGGACAAGAATGACTGGAAAATTGGCTTTGTTCTG TGCAGTGAAAACAACGACGACTGTTTCCATCAGGCGTACTCCTCAGGGGTGGATGCCGTGCGGGAATGGTACAGCTTTCACTATATCAATATCCTGGCTCAGGTGCCTGATGCGAAAGCCCTGGATGAGTCTGACTTTGAGAATTTCATCTATGCTTGCCGCTTCAATGAAGCAACATGTGACAAGGC GAATTACACCCACTTCCACCATCCCTTCTATGGGAACTGCTATACCTTTAACgacaacagcagcagcctgtggacATCCTCGCTGCCTGGGATCAATAACG GTCTCTCTCTGGTGGTGCGCACCGAACAGAATGATTTCATCCCTCTGTTGTCCACGGTGACAGGAGCCAGGGTTATGGTCCATGATCAGAATGAGCCAGCCTTCATGGATGATGGGGGTTTCAATGTGCGTCCGGGTATTGAGACCTCCATCAGCATGAGGAAG GAGATGACAGAGCGTCTTGGGGGCAGTTACAGTGATTGCACAGAGGATGGCAGTGACGTGCCAGTGCAAAATCTGTACTCATCCCGCTACACCGAACAG GTCTGCATTCGCTCCTGCTTTCAGCTCAACATGGTAGAGCGCTGTGGGTGTGCGTATTACTTCTATCCCTTACCCACTGGAGCAGAGTACTGTGACTACACAAAGCACGTGGCCTGGG GCTACTGCTATTACAAACTCCTGGCTGAATTCAAAGCTGACGAGCTGCGCTGTTTCCACAAATGTCGGAAACCTTGCAA AATGACAGAATACCAGCTGTCAGCTGGATACTCCCGCTGGCCTTCTGCTGTCTCAGAG GACTGGGTTTTTTACATGCTTTCACAACAGAACAAATATAATATCACTTCCAAGAG GAACGGAGTTGCCAAAGTGAATATCTTTTTTGAGGAGTGGAACTACAAGACCAGTGGGGAGTCTCCGGCCTTCACG GTAGTGACTCTGCTCTCCCAACTTGGGAACCAGTGGAGTCTCTGGTTTGGCTCCTCTGTCCTGTCTGTGATGGAGCTTGCAGAGCTGGTTCTGGATTTCATCGCCATCACCTTTATCTTGGCCTTACGCTGGTTCCGCTCCCGGCAGCAGCTCTCCCCACCGGGACCCCCTCCAAACAGCCATGACAACACTGCTTTCCAAGATGAGGCAGCAGGTCTCAGTGCTCCACACCGCTTCACTGTTGAGGCTGTAGTGACCACGCTGCCGTCCTACAACAGCCTGGAACCACGTGGGCTGAGCCGGGATGGTGAAGTGGGACACGAGTGA